The following are encoded in a window of Nomia melanderi isolate GNS246 chromosome 6, iyNomMela1, whole genome shotgun sequence genomic DNA:
- the Chd1 gene encoding chromodomain-helicase-DNA-binding protein 1 isoform X5 — MQYLIKWKGWSHIHNTWESEESLKAQKVKGLKKLDNFIKREREIQQWRDYAGPEDIDYFECQLELQQDLLKSYNNVERIIAEYNKPDSEHPDYYCKWESLPYAEATWEDGALIVKKWPEKIKEFRDREESKRTPSKHCKVLKSRPKFHQLKGQPDYMGKGRELTLRDYQMDGLNWMIHSWCKENSVILADEMGLGKTIQTICFLYYLFHTQQLHGPFLLVVPLSTMTSWQREMSQWAPDMNFVTYLGDVTSRNVIREYEWCYSSKRLKFNAILTTYEIVLKDKAFLGALNWAVLLVDEAHRLKNDDSLLYKALADFHTNHRLLITGTPLQNSLKELWALLHFIMPAKFNSWEEFEKEHDNAAQKGYSKLHKQLEPFILRRVKKDVEKSLPAKVEQILRVEMTSLQKQYYKWILTKNYNALRKGVKGSTMTFLNIVIELKKCCNHAFLTKPTENERKDNNEDYLQQIIRGSGKLVLLDKLLVRLRETGHRVLIFSQMVRMLDILGEYLQKRHFPFQRLDGSIKGELRKQALDHFNAEGSQDFCFLLSTRAGGLGINLATADTVIIFDSDWNPQNDLQAQARAHRIGQKNQVNIYRLVTKNSVEEEIVERAKQKMVLDHLVIQRMDTTGRTVLDKKNAGTNNNPFNKEDLNAILKFGAEDLFKDEEDGDEEPTCDIDEILRRAETRDEGPSTVGDELLSAFKVASFAAFEEESEPVSQPNDNDDESKDWAEIIPENYRKKVEEEEKSKEMEDLYLPPRSRKTLQQINQSEGRGRKRKKADDSDDGEDSGSEAEGSDDERPKKRGRPRVTPRENIKSFTDAEIRRFVKSYKKFPAPLKRLDDIAADAELQEKPMSELRFLGDQLRSRCDACITEFESTAKENKGEEEGKGPGRKRGRGPTFKIGGVMVNAKSFSAAVKELEPLEQALPSDSEQRSNWHIDAKLKPANFDGDWSSEDDSRLLRGIYQHGMGSWEAIKMDSSLKLGDKILPNSKLQLKKINARAEYLLKVLKKQIDTKLGVTKARKPRKAKEVKSAITKEIIEENDSSGDESSKAKSKVEKPPVKKEEEVVVKKETKEEVEDVPEEKKKDKKTKKEKKENKRTKKTKQAAGPMHFTANNEPRALDVLGDLDPSIFNECKEKMRPVKKALKALDRPDQSLSEAEQVAHTRQCLVQIGNQINTCLEEYRDPEQIKEWRSNLWYFVSKFTEFDAKKLYKLYKHATKKGGDGSMSATSSPEKKEESSNPKKHTDKTYDKHIDKPQVDTNKERSQKRRVEDMEETSNSSTPSKKHFSAISAVSSISNTSTVTIGAITITPITSTPNSTSSTTNSTDTPRHKEKESKHNKDVKRDRDRDRDRDRAHGDRSMDRMSGGKDERIRRDSGGYSISGHYSGSREDDHWLSRDGRDMRDGRFGDHKRDRFDSYGRMSSGYHRDRDRDRDRNMHMNDKRSDYYRYPSGPPSYGYGPGGYGGGGGGGYPPSDIPPSHFRGRGYPGDGYPSDWRSNKDYRRDYDRRPPPPNANS; from the exons ATGCAATATCTAATAAAATGGAAAGGGTGGTCTCACATTCATAATACATGGGAGTCAGAGGAATCTTTAAAAGCACAAAAAGTTAAAGGACTAAAAAAATTAGATAACTTTATTAAACGAGAACGAGAAATTCAGCAATGGAGGGATTATGCAGGACCTGAAGATATAGATTATTTTGAATGTCAATTAGAACTTCAGCAAGATCTCCTGAAAAGTTATAATAATGTTGAAAGGATTATTGCTGAATATAATAAGCCAGACTCTGAACACCCAGATTATTATTGTAAATGGGAGAGCTTACCATATGCCGAGGCTACATGGGAAGATGGAGCTTTGATTGTTAAGAAGTGGCCAGAAAAAATTAAGGAGTTTCGTGATAGAGAAGAATCAAAGAGAACGCCAAGCAAACACTGCAAAGTTCTGAAATCGAGACCCAAATTTCACCAGTTAAAAGGGCAACCAGATTATATGGGTAAAGGGCGAGAATTAACACTTAGAGATTATCAAATGGATGGATTGAATTGGATGATACATTCTTGGTGCAAAGAAAATAG TGTTATTTTAGCAGATGAAATGGGTCTTGgtaaaacaatacaaactaTATGCTTCCTTTATTACTTGTTCCATACACAACAGCTTCACGGGCCATTTTTATTAGTAGTTCCTCTATCTACAATGACTTCCTGGCAAAGAGAAATGTCACAGTGGGCTCCAGACATGAATTTCGTAACATATTTGGGTGATGTTACTTCTCGTAATGTC attAGAGAATACGAGTGGTGTTACAGTTCAAAGAGATTAAAATTCAATGCCATACTTACCACGTACGAAATAGTACTTAAGGACAAAGCATTTTTGGGTGCCTTAAATTGGGCAGTGTTATTAGTTGACGAGGCGCACCGATTAAAAAATGACGATTCCCTTTTATATAAAGCACTAGCCGACTTTCATACAAATCATCGGCTTTTAATAACTGGTACACCGTTGCAAAACAGCTTGAAAGAATTATGGGCTTTACTACACTTCATAATGCCTGCTAA ATTTAATTCCTGGGAAGAGTTCGAGAAAGAACATGATAACGCGGCACAAAAGGGGTATTCGAAATTGCATAAACAATTGGAACCATTTATTTTGCGACGCGTCAAAAAAGATGTAGAAAAGTCATTACCTGCTAAGGTTGAACAGATTCTACGCGTGGAAATGACATCTTTACAAAAACAGTACTACAAATGGATATTGACAAAAAATTATAACGCATTACGAAAAGGTGTTAAAGGCTCTACTATGACTTTCctaaatattgttattgaatTAAAGAAGTGCTGTAATCACGCGTTTCTTACAAAACCTACGGAGAATGAGAGAAAAGATAATAATGAGGACTATCTGCAACAAATAATTCGTGGTTCTGGGAAGTTAGTTCTTCTTGATAAATTGTTGGTGAGACTGCGGGAGACAGGTCACCGAGTATTAATATTCAGTCAAATGGTTCGGATGTTAGATATTCTTGGCGAATATTTGCAAAAGCGGCATTTTCCATTCCAAAGGTTAGATGGAAGTATAAAAGGGGAATTACGGAAACAGGCGTTAGATCATTTTAATGCGGAAGGATCGCaagatttttgttttttattatcaacTAGAGCAGGTGGTCTAGGTATTAATCTGGCTACCGCTGATACGGTTATTATATTTGATTCTGACTGGAATCCACAAAACGATTTGCAAGCACAAGCCAGAGCACATCGTATTGGTCAAAAGAATCAG GTAAACATTTATCGATTAGTAACAAAGAATTCTGTAGAAGAAGAAATAGTAGAAAGAGCGAAGCAAAAGATGGTCCTCGATCATCTTGTGATTCAACGGATGGATACGACTGGTCGTACAGTATTAGATAAAAAAAACGCAGGGACCAATAACAATCCATTTAACAAAGAAGATCTAAATGCTATTTTGAAATTTGGCGCTGAAGATTTGTTCAAGGATGAAGAGGATGGAGACGAAGAGCCgact tGCGATATCGACGAAATCCTAAGAAGAGCGGAAACAAGAGACGAAGGGCCTTCAACGGTAGGAGATGAATTGCTGTCTGCATTCAAAGTAGCTAGTTTCGCTGCATTTGAAGAAGAGTCTGAACCTGTTAGTCAACCAAATGACAATGATGATGAAAGTAAAGACTGG GCGGAAATTATTCCAGAAAATTACAGGAAAAAagttgaagaagaagaaaagtcGAAAGAAATGGAAGATCTATATTTACCACCAAGAAGTCGAAAAACTCTACAacaaattaatcaaagtgaag GAAGAGGTAGAAAACGAAAGAAGGCTGATGATAGTGATGATGGAGAAGACTCTGGAAGTGAAGCTGAAGGTAGTGATGATGAACGTCCTAAGAAAAGAGGTAGACCGAGGGTTACTCCTcgggaaaatataaaaagcttCACTGATGCAGAA ATACGAAGATTTGTGAAAAGTTACAAGAAATTCCCTGCACCATTAAAACGTCTAGATGATATAGCAGCAGACGCGGAATTGCAAGAAAAACCAATGTCAGAATTGCGTTTCTTGGGAGACCAACTGAGAAGTAGATGTGATGCTTGTATAACTGAATTTGAAAGTACGGCCAAAGAAAATAAAGGGGAAGAAGAGGGTAAAGGTCCAGGCCGTAAAAGAGGTCGAGGTCCGACATTTAAGATTGGTGGTGTTATGGTTAATGCAAAATCTTTCTCGGCAGCAGTAAAGGAACTTGAACCTTTGGAACAAGCTTTGCCATCAGATTCTGAACAGCGATCGAATTGGCATATAGATGCCAA attaaaacCTGCCAACTTTGATGGTGATTGGAGTTCTGAAGATGATTCTAGACTTCTGAGAGGCATATACCAACATGGCATGGGTTCATGGGAAGCAATAAAAATGGACAGTAGTTTAAAACTTGGTGACAAAATTCTTCCCAATAGTAAGctccaattaaaaaaaattaatgcaCGAGCTGAATACCTGTTAAAAGTACTAAAGAAACAAATTGATACCAAATTAGGAGTG acTAAAGCAAGGAAACCAAGAAAGGCAAAAGAAGTGAAATCTgcaattacgaaagaaattatagaagaaAATGACAGTTCAGGTGATGAAAGTAGTAAAGCTAAATCAAAAGTGGAAAAg CCACCCgtgaagaaagaggaagaggtgGTTgtcaaaaaagaaactaaagaaGAAGTTGAAGATGTCccagaagagaagaagaaggacaaaaaaactaaaaaggagaagaaagaaaataaaaggactAAAAAGACTAAACAAGCTGCTGGGCCAATGCATTTTACTGCTAATAACGAACCAAGAGCTCTTGACGTTCTTGGAGACCTAGATCCTTCTATATTTAACGAG TGCAAAGAAAAAATGAGACCCGTAAAGAAAGCACTTAAAGCTTTAGACAGGCCTGATCAGTCTTTAAGTGAAGCAGAGCAAGTTGCTCATACAAGGCAGTGCCTTGTACAAATTGGAAATCAAATTAATACCTGCCTAGAAGAATACAGGGACCCAGAACAAATTAAAGAGTGGAGAAGTAATTTATGGTACTTTGTGTCAAAGTTCACAGAATTTGATGCAAAAAAACTTTATAAGTTATATAAACATGCGACTAAGAAGGGTGGTGACGGTAGTATGAGTGCTACATCCAGtccagaaaaaaaggaagaatctAGTAACCCTAAG AAGCATACTGACAAAACATATGACAAACATATCGATAAACCGCAAGTAGATACTAATAAAGAAAGATCACAAAAACGTAGAGTCGAAGATATGGAGGAAACATCTAATAGTAGCACGCCAAGTAAGAAACACTTCTCAGCCATTTCTGCTGTAAGCAGTATCAGCAATACGTCTACGGTTACTATTGGTGCTATCACTATTACTCCTATTACATCGACTCCAAATTCTACATCAAGTACCACTAATAGTACGGACACGCCGCGACATAAAGAAAAAGAGTCGAAACACAACAAGGATGTAAAAAGAGATAGGGATCGCGACAGAGATAGAGACAGAGCACATGGTGATAGGAGTATGGATAGAATGAGTGGAGGAAAAGACGAGAGGATCAGACGAGATAGCGGTGGTTATAGCATAAGTGGTCACTATAGTGGTAGCAGAGAAGATGATCATTGGCTGTCGCGTGATGGAAGAGATATGAGAGATGGAAG ATTTGGAGATCACAAACGTGATCGCTTCGATTCTTACGGACGAATGTCCAGTGGATATCACCGTGACAGAGACAGAGATCGTGATCGAAACATGCACATGAATGATAAAAGAAG TGATTATTACAGATATCCGTCAGGACCGCCAAGTTATGGATATGGCCCAGGAGGAtatggcggtggtggtggtggtggctaCCCTCCTTCAGATATTCCCCCAAGCCACTTTAGAGGGCGAGGTTATCCCGGAGACGGGTATCCTAGCGACTGGCGATCAAACAAAGATTATAGACGGGACTATGATAGAAGACCTCCTCCACCAAATGCCAACTCCTAG